A window from Drosophila yakuba strain Tai18E2 chromosome 3L, Prin_Dyak_Tai18E2_2.1, whole genome shotgun sequence encodes these proteins:
- the LOC6539412 gene encoding DCN1-like protein 5 isoform X1: MPRGKRRAADTISDNMDHGQPKRARTSYTSIPTQQSSRRHIRAEDGFSQKRCLTWFQEYTSPDEPETLGPDGMEKFCEDIGVEPENIVMLVLAYKMGATQMGFFSQQEWLKGLTELDCDSAAKMVVKLDYLRSILNDPNSFKSIYRYAYDFAKDSDQRCMDILTAKAMLQLLLGKHWPLYPQFAQFLEQSKYKAINKDQWCNILEFSRTISIDLSNYDIDGAWPVMLDEFVEWLRLQRSQVTSTSGSS, translated from the exons ATGCCACGGGGAAAACGCCGAGCTGCAGATACTATTAGCGACAACATGGATCATGGTCAACCGAAGAGGGCCCGAACCAGCTACACCAGCATACCCACACAACAGAGCAGCAG ACGCCATATCAGAGCGGAAGATGGCTTCAGTCAAAAGCGTTGCTTGACATGGTTCCAGGAATACACATCTCCAGATGAACCGGAGACATTGG GTCCCGATGGCATGGAGAAATTCTGCGAGGATATCGGCGTGGAGCCTGAGAATATTGTGATGCTTGTGCTGGCCTACAAAATGGGCGCCACCCAGATGGGCTTTTTCAGCCAGCAGGAGTGGCTAAAGGGCCTCACAGAACTGGACTGCGATTCGGCAGCGAAAATGGTTGTGAAACTGGACTATCTGCGCAGCATACTCAACGATCCCAACTCCTTTAAAAGCATCTACAGATACGCCTACGACTTTGCCAAG GACTCGGATCAACGGTGTATGGATATACTCACTGCCAAAGCCATGCTTCAACTTCTTTTGGGCAAACATTGGCCTCTGTATCCACAGTTTGCACAATTTCTAGAGCAATCAAAGTACAAGGCGATCAACAAAGATCAGTGGTGTAATATTTTGGAGTTCTCGCGCACCATTAGCATTGATTTATCAAATTACGATATTGACGGAGCTT GGCCCGTCATGTTGGATGAGTTTGTGGAATGGTTGCGCCTGCAGCGGAGCCAGGTCACCTCCACTTCCGGGTCTAGCTGA
- the LOC6539412 gene encoding DCN1-like protein 4 isoform X2 has translation MAERHIRAEDGFSQKRCLTWFQEYTSPDEPETLGPDGMEKFCEDIGVEPENIVMLVLAYKMGATQMGFFSQQEWLKGLTELDCDSAAKMVVKLDYLRSILNDPNSFKSIYRYAYDFAKDSDQRCMDILTAKAMLQLLLGKHWPLYPQFAQFLEQSKYKAINKDQWCNILEFSRTISIDLSNYDIDGAWPVMLDEFVEWLRLQRSQVTSTSGSS, from the exons ATGGCAGA ACGCCATATCAGAGCGGAAGATGGCTTCAGTCAAAAGCGTTGCTTGACATGGTTCCAGGAATACACATCTCCAGATGAACCGGAGACATTGG GTCCCGATGGCATGGAGAAATTCTGCGAGGATATCGGCGTGGAGCCTGAGAATATTGTGATGCTTGTGCTGGCCTACAAAATGGGCGCCACCCAGATGGGCTTTTTCAGCCAGCAGGAGTGGCTAAAGGGCCTCACAGAACTGGACTGCGATTCGGCAGCGAAAATGGTTGTGAAACTGGACTATCTGCGCAGCATACTCAACGATCCCAACTCCTTTAAAAGCATCTACAGATACGCCTACGACTTTGCCAAG GACTCGGATCAACGGTGTATGGATATACTCACTGCCAAAGCCATGCTTCAACTTCTTTTGGGCAAACATTGGCCTCTGTATCCACAGTTTGCACAATTTCTAGAGCAATCAAAGTACAAGGCGATCAACAAAGATCAGTGGTGTAATATTTTGGAGTTCTCGCGCACCATTAGCATTGATTTATCAAATTACGATATTGACGGAGCTT GGCCCGTCATGTTGGATGAGTTTGTGGAATGGTTGCGCCTGCAGCGGAGCCAGGTCACCTCCACTTCCGGGTCTAGCTGA
- the LOC6539411 gene encoding lysosome-associated membrane glycoprotein 5: protein GDGRTVHSIWAAVVRRTRNRKHVVVASSGDCNVKVIGIAHRLHKDLLKKMKLSGLRQSLPRDQGLGNCLNVALIYSVLLALLMTAAQGLQLSAFTTKTPRVSKYTTKSPSASSMNHDATASLYRFNATNGITCILMQVDGLISIKYRNKLNEDVEADLYMPDDPQLSGECVESNMEILTMDFKGFRLSMTFKKSSGGEGWYINLFELTYSSSNWLFEHPDRPNLDVRLTSPAQTPMYFPTPVGKSYVCDKEQTVIMYAPHDSGDLSGHIAKLYLRDMHMQSFMFKDSGKWGPSFHCSATGSYRDETAPLAVGTALAIAVLLTISGYGGWRYFKIKKVQYGSME, encoded by the exons GGAGACGGCAGGACAGTCCATTCTATTTGGGCCGCAGTTGTGCGCAGGACCCGAAACAGGAAACACGTCGTAGTTGCGTCGAGCGGAGACTGCAACGTAAAAGTCATTGGAATTGCCCACAGATTGCACAAGGATTTGCTAAAGAAAATGAAACTGTCCGGTCTTAGGCAGTCCTTACCTAGGGACCAAGGATTGGGCAATTGCCTCAACGTAGCACTGATTTACTCAGTGCTCCTAGCACTTCTGA TGACCGCCGCTCAGGGATTGCAGCTTAGTGCCTTCACAACGAAGACGCCGCGGGTCAGCAAGTACACAACCAAGTCGCCATCG GCCTCCTCCATGAACCACGATGCCACCGCCTCGCTGTATCGTTTTAATGCCACAAACGGCATAACTTGCATTCTGATGCAGGTGGACGGACTTATCAGCATTAAGTACCGGAATAAGCTGAACGAGGATGTGGAGGCCGATTTGTACATGCCGGATGATCCCCAGCTGAGTGGCGAGTGTGTCGAGTCCAACATGGAGATTCTGACCATGGACTTTAAGGGTTTCCGGCTGTCCATGACATTTAAAAAG TCGTCCGGCGGCGAGGGTTGGTATATCAACCTGTTCGAACTGACCTACTCGTCCTCCAACTGGCTGTTCGAGCACCCGGACCGACCCAACTTGGACGTGAGGCTGACCTCGCCCGCTCAGACGCCAATGTACTTCCCCACGCCAGTTGGCAAGTCCTACGTCTGCGACAAGGAGCAGACTGTGATCATGTACGCCCCGCACGATTCCGGCGACCTGTCGGGACATATAGCCAAGCTGTATCTGCGCGACATGCACATGCAGAGCTTCATGTTCAAGGACAGCGGTAAGTGGGGCCCATCCTTCCACTGCAGCGCCACAGGATCCTATCGCGATGAGACGGCGCCCTTGGCTGTGGGAACTGCACTGGCAATTGCCGTGCTACTGACCATATCCGGTTACGGCGGTTGGAG GTactttaaaatcaaaaaggtTCAGTACGGTTCCATGGAGTGA
- the LOC6534821 gene encoding tectonin beta-propeller repeat-containing protein isoform X2 has product MPSSYLFAASSEGRVYTLSTTSGAWRELPYLGLEFKKICAVPNFLWAIGGDRQVYVHVHGLDVPIRIREESYENERWLPIEGFSKTLLPTDRYRYSSADGSVERGVDKIRLPSMAWQWDGDWHLDLELDGQPLPEDGWMYALDFPATYSAKKSWNSYVRRRKWVRYRRYAALNSWCAVAPLHKDPTQEPFIDVAIGGTCVPNAPAGTLCVWAITAHGRAMFRTGVSKTAPEGLRWTAVPTPTGSELAQISVGPTGLVWAVLFNGRVIVRTGVTRDNLVGDSWLDVKTPVAACSLRIVHVSVGTDAVWCVTNDHHAWFRRGVKGEAAGISEDSAIGKGWVEMVGNISMVSVAANDQVFAVGAADRCLYHRSGVTSADPTGKKWRLIQCPMQISRTSSSLSIVSRKSGGSSSTPGSKHQSFSNLYSKEKEKGVVETCAIIETVVNSSTGSCSSNGGPPGLLRNERWKLSADSPPTIGSLNLNDRHKQRTAALRETSHASSAPAADVVEVITGKFETQLRNPRAWSPVRSVGSVVGTEAHPESDSTVFESDSTHHGSDVFLGEDDDHTGSQFWTECGILWSCVAPGAVTVDASNMPNWFNEQTSDSKVDVNANWRKDILSKLQRRQEKLAKLQTVAKFEKAVELSSWVKSADARYQRPGGEFEDCIIELEWY; this is encoded by the exons ATGCCGAGCTCCTATCTTTTTGCCGCCAGCAGTGAAGGGCGCGTCTATACGCTGTCCACCACCTCCGGAGCGTGGCGCGAACTTCCCTACCTCGGATTGGAGTTCAAGAAGATCTGCGCCGTGCCCAACTTTTTGTGGGCCATCGGCGGCGACCGCCAGGTGTACGTTCACGTTCACGGTCTGGACGTGCCCATTCGGATTCGGGAGGAGTCGTACGAGAACGAGCGCTGGCTGCCCATAGAGGGCTTTTCAAAGACCCTGCTGCCCACGGATCGGTACAGATACTCCTCCGCCGATGGCAGTGTGGAGCGTGGTGTGGACAAAATCCGACTGCCTTCCATGGCCTGGCAATGGGACGGGGACTGGCACCTGGACCTAGAGCTCGATGGACAGCCGCTGCCCGAGGATGGCTGGATGTACGCCTTGGACTTCCCGGCCACGTACTCGGCAAAGAAGTCGTGGAACTCGTATGTGCGACGACGTAAGTGGGTGAGATACAGGAGGTATGCCGCCTTAAATAGCTGGTGCGCAGTGGCACCCCTGCACAAGGATCCCACCCAGGAGCCCTTCATAGACGTGGCCATAGGCGGCACTTGTGTTCCCAACGCTCCTGCCGGCACTTTGTGTGTCTGGGCTATTACCGCCCACGGGAGAGCCATGTTTCGCACGGGGGTGTCCAAAACGGCGCCCGAGGGACTCCGCTGGACAGCTGTACCTACGCCCACGGGCAGTGAACTCGCCCAGATTAGCGTTGGGCCTACAGGATTGGTATGGGCAGTTCTCTTTAACGGACGAGTTATTGTACGCACGGGTGTTACCAGAGACAACCTAGTCGGTGACTCGTGGCTGGATGTCAAGACCCCCGTGGCCGCCTGCAGCTTGCGCATTGTTCATGTTTCCGTTGGCACTGATGCAGTGTGGTGTGTGACCAATGATCATCACGCCTGGTTTAGAAGAGGCGTCAAGGGCGAGGCAGCGGGCATAAGCGAGGACTCCGCCATTGGCAAGGGCTGGGTGGAAATGGTAGGAAACATTTCAATGGTCTCTGTTGCGGCCAACGATCAG GTCTTTGCAGTTGGAGCCGCTGATCGTTGTTTGTACCACCGCTCTGGGGTGACCTCGGCCGATCCCACTGGAAAAAAATGGCGTTTAATTCAATGTCCCATGCAAATCAGCCGCACTTCTAGCTCTCTATCCATAGTCTCTCGTAAAAGTGGTGGAAGTAGTTCAACTCCGGGCTCAAAGCACCAGAGCTTCTCCAATTTGTACTCtaaggagaaggagaagggtGTTGTGGAGACGTGTGCAATAATAGAAACTGTGGTCAACAGCTCTACGGGCTCCTGCTCTAGTAATGGGGGACCCCCTGGTCTTCTAAGGAACGAACGTTGGAAACTCAGTGCTGATTCACCTCCGACTATAGGAAGTCTAAACCTCAACGATCGCCACAAGCAGAGAACGGCGGCGCTTCGCGAAACATCGCATGCTTCCAGTGCTCCCGCAGCGGATGTGGTGGAGGTGATTACTGGAAAGTTTGAGACACAACTGAGGAATCCAAGAGCTTGGTCTCCCGTCCGAAGTGTTGGCTCCGTTGTTGGCACCGAAGCGCATCCAGAGAGCGATTCGACTGTGTTTGAGTCGGACTCCACGCACCATGGATCGGATGTGTTTTTGGGAGAAGATGACGACCATACGGGATCTCAATTTTGGACAGAATGCGGGATACTATGGAGCTGCGTAGCTCCAGGTGCTGTAACCGTGGATGCCAGCAACATGCCCAATTGGTTTAATGAGCAGACGAGCGACAGTAAAGTGGATGTGAATGCCAATTGGCGGAAGGATATTCTTAGCAAGTTGCAGCGACGGCAGGAGAAACTCGCCAAACTGCAGACTGTGGCCAAGTTCGAGAAGGCAGTGGAGCTTTCTTCGTGGGTCAAATCGGCGGATGCGCGCTATCAGCGACCTGGGGGCGAGTTTGAGGATTGCATCATCGAACTCGAGTGG TACTGA